One Blastocatellia bacterium genomic region harbors:
- a CDS encoding protein kinase — translation MDKQILHYRILSQLGEGGGGTVYKAEDTKLKRTVVIKVLARDLALDPTGRQRFLREARLASALDHPNICTIYEINEIEGTFFIVMQFVEGKTLKEILAKGPLDLKSALAIAIQLADALTAAHERGIVHRDMKSANIIITPEGQCKILDFGLAKQYGEGATGDELTMQGALLGTPSFMSPEQARGERVDFRSDIFSLGIIMYEMMTGERPFKGRSRVEILQSVIAHDPPPMSQFNRQISPELEQIVRRALAKDRQDRYARTRDLLNALKQVAREQFGETGMIPGEMSAHISSPQHLERPWFGKGLFNKLFGKSRRSPGSVETVSAGTPAERTVTPSEPSISSWTTKERKTLAILPFKNLGADPASDFYGFSLADSVITELAKVQSLVVTPSSYIARYQHRDIDPREAGRELSVDAVLVGSFLSAGTRFRVTPQLVDIVTGEILWTDKIDVDHADIITLQDAIAGKIVTGLKVKLSQAEQEQMNRPTTTSPEAYEAMLRGKHLQIKAIYQTYSKDDLDGAVQMFKEAIALDPQFAQAYAGLGRCYANYVIRSLGGVQYYELAESVLQKALELDDGLIDARIHLVYIYLFKGQKEKARQEVSELLQRAPNDATVHAVAANLYRWDGLYEAALQQYNIRISLFPVAAPEGYSGRARIFTYQGRYERALEEFNKGLAIEPHHAGLKAFMAETLFYMGRIDEAMEMLNESLAANPNVQYSRIFLAMCYAKKGEPEKAREMIDEKVETFARADGDGAFWLGSIFALLGQTDEAIQWLTLATRIGYENFPWFERNPNLDPIRQEPRFIELMDHLRARWEQLAQETERSSR, via the coding sequence ATGGACAAGCAGATCCTCCACTACCGAATTTTGTCGCAGCTCGGCGAAGGCGGTGGCGGGACCGTTTATAAAGCTGAAGATACAAAACTGAAGCGCACGGTCGTGATCAAGGTGCTGGCTCGTGATCTGGCTCTTGATCCAACGGGCCGCCAGCGATTTTTGCGAGAAGCGCGATTAGCCTCAGCGCTGGATCATCCCAATATCTGCACCATCTACGAAATTAACGAGATTGAGGGGACATTCTTCATCGTCATGCAATTTGTCGAAGGCAAGACGCTGAAGGAGATTCTGGCCAAAGGCCCACTGGATCTGAAAAGCGCGTTGGCCATTGCTATTCAACTGGCCGATGCGCTGACAGCGGCTCATGAACGCGGGATTGTTCACCGTGACATGAAATCAGCCAATATCATCATCACCCCGGAAGGCCAGTGTAAAATTCTCGATTTCGGACTCGCCAAGCAGTATGGCGAAGGGGCTACCGGCGATGAATTGACGATGCAAGGCGCATTGTTGGGCACGCCGTCGTTCATGTCGCCAGAGCAAGCTCGCGGCGAGCGCGTTGATTTTCGCTCGGATATTTTCTCGTTGGGCATCATCATGTACGAGATGATGACGGGGGAGCGTCCGTTCAAAGGGCGGTCGCGCGTCGAAATTCTCCAATCGGTGATCGCTCACGATCCGCCGCCGATGAGCCAGTTCAATCGGCAAATCTCGCCTGAGCTCGAACAAATTGTCCGCCGCGCCTTGGCCAAGGATCGTCAGGACCGCTATGCGCGCACGCGCGACTTGCTCAACGCTTTGAAGCAGGTGGCGCGCGAGCAATTTGGCGAAACCGGCATGATTCCCGGCGAGATGTCGGCTCATATCAGCTCACCTCAACATCTGGAGCGCCCGTGGTTCGGCAAGGGCCTGTTCAACAAATTGTTTGGCAAATCACGCCGCTCGCCCGGTTCGGTTGAGACCGTCTCGGCCGGCACGCCGGCGGAGCGAACCGTCACACCCTCGGAGCCATCCATTAGCTCCTGGACAACCAAGGAGCGCAAGACGCTGGCCATTCTGCCGTTCAAAAATCTTGGCGCTGATCCGGCTAGCGATTTCTATGGATTCTCACTGGCCGATAGTGTCATCACCGAGTTGGCAAAAGTACAATCGTTGGTGGTAACACCGTCCAGTTACATTGCCCGTTATCAACATCGTGACATTGACCCGCGCGAGGCTGGTCGCGAGCTGTCGGTGGATGCCGTGTTAGTTGGTAGTTTTCTATCGGCAGGGACGCGATTTCGTGTCACGCCGCAACTGGTTGACATCGTGACCGGAGAGATTTTGTGGACGGATAAAATTGATGTAGATCATGCGGACATCATCACGTTGCAAGATGCTATTGCCGGCAAGATTGTCACCGGTTTGAAGGTGAAGCTCAGTCAGGCCGAGCAGGAGCAGATGAATCGCCCGACAACCACCAGCCCGGAGGCCTACGAGGCTATGTTGCGTGGCAAGCACCTGCAGATCAAGGCAATTTATCAAACCTACAGCAAAGATGATCTGGATGGAGCCGTCCAGATGTTCAAAGAAGCGATTGCCCTGGACCCACAGTTTGCTCAGGCTTACGCCGGTTTGGGACGATGTTATGCCAATTATGTCATTCGCAGTTTGGGCGGTGTGCAGTATTATGAGCTGGCTGAAAGCGTTCTTCAAAAGGCATTAGAATTGGACGATGGGTTAATTGATGCGCGCATTCATCTGGTCTATATCTACCTCTTCAAGGGGCAGAAAGAAAAAGCGAGACAGGAAGTGAGCGAATTGCTTCAACGCGCTCCGAACGATGCCACTGTGCATGCCGTAGCTGCCAATCTGTATCGCTGGGATGGACTTTACGAGGCCGCCTTACAACAATACAACATCCGCATTAGTTTGTTTCCTGTGGCGGCGCCGGAAGGGTATTCCGGTCGGGCGCGCATCTTCACTTATCAGGGACGCTACGAGCGCGCTTTGGAAGAATTCAACAAGGGGCTGGCCATCGAACCTCATCACGCTGGACTGAAAGCGTTCATGGCTGAAACGCTGTTTTATATGGGTCGCATAGATGAGGCGATGGAGATGCTGAACGAATCGCTGGCCGCTAATCCCAATGTGCAATATTCCCGCATCTTCCTTGCCATGTGCTACGCCAAAAAAGGCGAGCCTGAGAAAGCGCGTGAGATGATTGATGAGAAGGTGGAAACCTTTGCCCGAGCCGATGGCGACGGCGCCTTTTGGCTTGGCTCCATCTTTGCTTTGTTGGGACAGACCGATGAGGCCATCCAATGGTTGACGCTGGCGACCCGCATCGGTTACGAGAATTTCCCCTGGTTTGAGCGAAATCCTAACCTCGATCCGATACGTCAGGAAC
- a CDS encoding MBL fold metallo-hydrolase, whose protein sequence is MSAKWLMVLCCLAVAVKPTLAQQDFSNVQMKTTPVSGHVYMLEGAGGNIGVSAGPDGILIVDDQFAPLAEKIRAALKAINPGKLKFVLNTHWHGDHTGSNRIFGAEATIIAHENVRKRLMTDQHLLGRHVPAEPKEAWPVITFDESLTIHFNDDEIRMIHFPHGHTDGDSIIFFTKANVVHMGDDFFAGRFPFVDLNSGGSVDGLIKNVETLIRQLSPDVKIIPGHGPLSTLDDLRAYHRMLVETTSLIRLRIAAGKTLEQIKAEGLPDQWKSWGSGFISTERWIEIVYNSLTKK, encoded by the coding sequence ATGAGTGCAAAGTGGTTGATGGTTCTTTGTTGTCTTGCCGTAGCCGTCAAGCCGACGCTCGCGCAACAGGATTTCTCCAACGTGCAAATGAAAACGACGCCGGTCTCCGGCCACGTTTACATGCTTGAAGGCGCCGGCGGTAACATTGGTGTCTCTGCTGGCCCTGATGGCATATTGATCGTGGATGATCAATTTGCCCCATTGGCCGAAAAAATCCGCGCGGCGCTCAAAGCGATCAATCCCGGCAAATTGAAGTTTGTGTTAAATACTCATTGGCATGGAGACCATACAGGCAGCAATCGGATCTTCGGCGCCGAAGCCACTATCATCGCTCATGAGAATGTGCGAAAGCGGTTGATGACAGACCAGCATCTACTGGGACGACATGTGCCGGCTGAACCGAAAGAGGCTTGGCCGGTGATTACGTTCGATGAGTCGCTCACTATCCACTTCAATGATGACGAGATTCGGATGATTCACTTTCCGCATGGGCATACCGATGGTGATAGCATCATCTTCTTCACCAAGGCCAACGTGGTGCACATGGGTGATGACTTTTTCGCCGGCCGATTTCCGTTTGTGGATTTGAATAGCGGAGGCAGCGTTGACGGCCTTATCAAGAACGTCGAAACGCTGATTCGACAGCTCTCGCCGGATGTCAAGATCATCCCGGGTCACGGGCCGCTATCCACGCTCGATGATTTACGGGCTTATCATCGGATGTTAGTTGAGACGACCAGTCTGATTCGCCTGCGCATCGCAGCCGGCAAAACGCTCGAACAGATTAAAGCCGAAGGATTGCCTGATCAGTGGAAGTCGTGGGGCTCCGGCTTCATCTCAACGGAGCGTTGGATCGAAATTGTCTACAACAGCCTGACGAAGAAATGA
- a CDS encoding DUF2911 domain-containing protein has product MMSHLLTRITIGCLLVSCVVFAASAFGQRQRLSPLDTAEFTLDGKKITVTYSRPSMRGRKIMGALVPYDKVWRTGANEATSFTTEADLVMGGKTIPKGSYTLYTIPSPNKWTLIINKQTGQWGTVYDESQDLARIEMKVESLQTPVEQFTISFDKSGKGGVMKLEWENTRASVEFRLK; this is encoded by the coding sequence ATGATGTCACATTTACTCACTCGCATCACCATAGGTTGCTTGCTTGTCTCATGTGTAGTTTTTGCGGCGTCGGCTTTTGGCCAACGACAGCGCCTCAGCCCATTGGACACGGCCGAGTTCACGCTTGATGGCAAGAAAATCACCGTGACCTACAGCCGGCCCTCAATGCGCGGACGCAAAATCATGGGCGCGCTCGTTCCCTACGATAAGGTCTGGCGCACCGGTGCTAACGAAGCTACCAGCTTCACCACCGAGGCCGATCTTGTTATGGGTGGCAAAACTATTCCTAAAGGCAGCTACACACTCTATACCATCCCGTCACCCAACAAATGGACGCTAATCATTAACAAACAGACGGGACAGTGGGGAACCGTCTACGATGAGTCGCAAGACCTGGCGCGTATCGAAATGAAAGTCGAATCGCTTCAGACGCCCGTCGAACAGTTCACCATCAGCTTTGACAAATCGGGCAAAGGCGGCGTGATGAAACTGGAGTGGGAAAACACGCGCGCCAGTGTCGAGTTCAGATTGAAGTAA